Below is a window of Agathobacter rectalis ATCC 33656 DNA.
CTCCTGACATGGTTGAGGGTCTTATCGCCATGAGAAAAATGCACATCCGTGCCATCGCAGAGAGTGGACTCACCTGTGCAGATGAGATGCTTTACCCTGAGAACTGGGGCTATGTTGAGGATCTTCTCTCATATGTGGCAATCGGTGCTCGTTCTGTTGAGGATCAACAGCATCGTCTCACCGTCAGCGGCTTCGATGTGGCCAGCGGCATGAAAAACCCTACAAGCGGTGATTTTTCCGTCATGCTCAATTCTGTTTACGCAGCACAGCACCCACATCATTTTGTTTACAGAGGCTATGAGGTTGAGACATCAGGAAATCCTCTGACTCACGTTGTTTTAAGAGGTGCTGTCAGCAAGCATGGCAACACTACAACAAACTACCATTACGAGGACTTAATCCGTCTGCACGAAATGTACGACAAGATGGACGTTGTCAACCAGGCGGCTATCATCGATACTAACCATTCCAACTCCGGAAAGAAGTTCAAGGAGCAGATTCGTATCGCCAAGGAAGTTATGCACAACAGACAGCTTTCCTCTGATATCAAATCACTTGTCAAGGGTCTTATGATTGAGAGCTATATCGAGGAGGGCAGCCAGAAGATTGGTGAGCATGTCTACGGAAAATCCATCACCGATCCATGTCTAGGATGGGAGGATTCAAAGAAGCTTATCTACGACATTGCAGAAATGAATTCTTAAACCACAAATTATACATACATTTTTTTACAAAACACAAGCCACAGGAGTATATATCCTGTGGCTTGCATTATTTTGTCGGTTTATTATTTAATCATATTACTATAAGCAAGAACTGCACTGACTGTTTTGGAATCCTGGATTTTTCCGGCATAAATCATGTCGCACAGCTCCTTTAGAGTGTATATTTCTACATCGATTGACTCGGCATCATCCAGATGCTGCTCGCCCTTTTTCAGGTTTTTAGCAAGATAGACATCTACTTCTTCGTCGCAAAAGGCAACTGTTGTGCGAAGTGAAAGTAAAAACGAGATATCATCAGAGCTGTAGCCCGTCTCCTCCTTAAGCTCCCTTTCTGCACACAGTCTGGTATCTTCTCCCACAAAGTCTCTGCAGCCGGCCGGAATCTCTATTGTCTCCCTCTCGAGAGCATTTCTATACTGACGCACCATGATTATCCTGCCGTCATCAAGCACCGGAAGCACTGCCGCAGCGCCCTTTCTGTGTGAAACAAAATCCCATTCCTCAGTCTTACCGTTTGCAAACTGCATTGTATCCTTGTATATATCGAGTATTGAGCCCTTATATACAAGCTCTCTTTTTTGCCGTTTCATTTCATCAATCATTTTTCCTGTTTACCTTCTAAATAATATAAATTCAGAGTTACCGTTTTGATTAGAAATCCACCTCTGTGTCATAATAGCAGCATTTGAGAAGCTTCTCCATCTCCTCCTGGCTTGGCTGGCGAGGATTTGAGCCTGTACAAGCATCAAGGATAGCATTTGCAGCAATCTCAGGAAGTCTCTCAAGGAATACCTCCTCCGGTACAAAGCCCTGCTCTGTTGGATAGCTGTCTGCTCCGTAATTCTTGATGCAGTGTGGGATATTCAGATCATCATTCATGCCACGTAAGTATTTGATAAGAAGCTCAACCTTCTCATCAAGTGTCTCTCCCCCCAGTTTCATGAAATCTGCTATTACGCCATAGCGTTCCTTCGCTGCCTCATCCTTTGCATTAAAAGCAATAACCTTTGGCAGATACATGGCATTGGCTGCTCCGTGGATGATATGTGCACCATAATCAGCAAAAGCTGCGCCTGTCTTGTGTGCCATGGAATGAACTATTCCAAGTAGTGCGTTGGAGAATGCCATTCCTGCCAGACACTGCGCATTGTGCATCGCATCTCTCTTTGCCATATCACCATTGTATGAATCAATCAGGTCATGCTGTATCATCTCTATTGCATGGAGTGCAAGCGGATCTGTAAAGTCACTGTTGGCTGTTGATACATATGCCTCGATGGCATGTGTCATGGCATCCATTCCTGTGTGTGCAACAAGCTTCTGTGGCATTGTCTCTGCAAGCTCAGGGTCTACGATTGCAACATCAGGTGTAATCTCAAAGTCTGCGATTGGATACTTGATACCCTTCTCATAATCTGTGATGATTGAGAACGCAGTAACCTCAGTTGCTGTACCTGATGTGGATGAAATAGCACAGAAATGTGCCTTCTTTCTAAGCT
It encodes the following:
- a CDS encoding 3-deoxy-7-phosphoheptulonate synthase → MSFTFLNQLPTPAQIKEEYPLSKELTELKAKRDAMISDVICGKDDRFLVIIGPCSADNEDSVCDYVSRLTKIQEDVKDRVIIIPRVYTNKPRTTGEGYKGIASQPDPEKAPDMVEGLIAMRKMHIRAIAESGLTCADEMLYPENWGYVEDLLSYVAIGARSVEDQQHRLTVSGFDVASGMKNPTSGDFSVMLNSVYAAQHPHHFVYRGYEVETSGNPLTHVVLRGAVSKHGNTTTNYHYEDLIRLHEMYDKMDVVNQAAIIDTNHSNSGKKFKEQIRIAKEVMHNRQLSSDIKSLVKGLMIESYIEEGSQKIGEHVYGKSITDPCLGWEDSKKLIYDIAEMNS
- a CDS encoding NUDIX domain-containing protein produces the protein MIDEMKRQKRELVYKGSILDIYKDTMQFANGKTEEWDFVSHRKGAAAVLPVLDDGRIIMVRQYRNALERETIEIPAGCRDFVGEDTRLCAERELKEETGYSSDDISFLLSLRTTVAFCDEEVDVYLAKNLKKGEQHLDDAESIDVEIYTLKELCDMIYAGKIQDSKTVSAVLAYSNMIK
- a CDS encoding iron-containing alcohol dehydrogenase, with the protein product MQRFTLPRDLYHGKGALEALKSFEGKKAIICVGGGSMKRFGFLDKAEAYLKEAGMEVKLFEGIEPDPSVETVMKGAAAMAEFEPDWIVAIGGGSPIDAAKAMWIKYEYPDITFEDMCKVFGIPKLRKKAHFCAISSTSGTATEVTAFSIITDYEKGIKYPIADFEITPDVAIVDPELAETMPQKLVAHTGMDAMTHAIEAYVSTANSDFTDPLALHAIEMIQHDLIDSYNGDMAKRDAMHNAQCLAGMAFSNALLGIVHSMAHKTGAAFADYGAHIIHGAANAMYLPKVIAFNAKDEAAKERYGVIADFMKLGGETLDEKVELLIKYLRGMNDDLNIPHCIKNYGADSYPTEQGFVPEEVFLERLPEIAANAILDACTGSNPRQPSQEEMEKLLKCCYYDTEVDF